The nucleotide window GCCAACCTACGCGGAGACCTTCTACATCACCGAAAGCAAGTCAGCTTCCTGACTAAGATCTCAGCGACAGTCTATATATTCATTGGGAATTTGGATCAAGCGGACAACGTATTATCAGAGGTTGACATCTCCAGtgacaaaatattttttattatcaaCATAACGTCTAATGATATTACAGGGAAACATAAAAGATTCCTGGAGAAGCTATCAAGTGTCAATCACAGTAACTATTTGTTCACGGCAACAAGTAAAGGAAAACAGATACAGGAATATCTAACAAAGTTCTTTCCTGATCAAAATGTGGAAAAAAGATTCATAATGTTGAATCCAAAGACATCTCAAGACCGAAAGATGGTAAAATCCTTACGAAAGTATATAAGAGATAGCCTAGCCAAAGAAAAGAGGTGCAGTCCTTAAGATGATAGTTTACGAGTTGCCTCTGATATTGGAATAACAGTGGATGAGAACTCAGAAGTATGTGTGAGGACAAAGCGACTCGCCCAAGAGATCACTACATATATCAAAGGTGTGAAAGATTATAAGAAGACAAACATGAAGCTTCAAGGAGATCTCTGGTCCCGATTATCAAGAAATGAGAAGGAATTGTGCCGAATGAAGGATCAAGGCAACAGATCTGGAGAAGAATACAGGTCACATTTATTTACAGAAAATCTAGATCTGCGCAGGAAACAATATCGAGAGACAATGCCCAACAATTTCCGGATATTTTTAGAAGCTCTCATGAATCTCTCTCCGGaggaaaaaatttactttttaaatTGGATGCGTTTTTATCTTGATTCAGAATCCAAAAACATTTTAACATCTTATGGTAATAGCCATGGTCAAGTCTTATCCGACAGTAGTTTAGGAATTGAACATTTTCTGCGTGAACTGGGACAATATTATGAGGCTGAATGCTCAatggtaaaaaataaagaaagtcAGATAACTGAGAAGAAGTTTAATAACCTTCCAGGAATAGCTGCCGACCTCCTGTTGGATGGGTTCCCACTGGAGCTGATTGATGGAGATGCCTCCAAcattcccttagggccctattccaccgaacaattattgttcagattatcgttaaatcgttcgaatctgaacgataatcgttcggttgaaatgcagttaacgattaacaaccgaacgagaaatcgctgatcgttttataagacctggacctatttttatcgttgctcgttcgcaaaacgttcgcaaatcgttcgcattgaataagacttcgttcggtcgttcgcaatagatacgaacgcaattgcgaataaatagcgaaggaaaaacgatcgcaattatgatcataagtaacgattatcgttccatggaaatgagtgaacgttttcaggtctttcgcaatagcggtcgtttgagatcgttaatcgttagcgattatgcgaacgataatcgttaggtggaatagtacccttacagtggATAACTGATGTCCTGACTGAGCTAGATAAGAAGACTGGAGGACGATGTAGGATGAGAGTGATAACTGTGCTAGGAGTACAGAGTACGGGGAAGTCCTTCTGAACACCATGTTTGGTCTACATTTCCCTGTGGCCAGTGGGCGATGCACACGAGGAGCCTTCATGACTCTTATTAAAGTGCAGGAGAACATCCAGGAGGAGATTGGCTGTGAATTTATTCTGGTGATTGATACGGAAGGGTTGAAAGCTCCTGAATTGGCTTCTCTTGATGATAGTTATGAACATGACAATGAATTGGCCACATTAGTGGTTGGGTTGAGGGACATCACCATAGTCAATATGGCCATGGAGAACACCACCGAGATGAAAGATATATTACAAATTGTGGTCCATGCATTTCTAAGAATGAGACATGTTGGGAAGAGACCCAATTGTCAGTTTGTCCATCAGAATGTGAGTGATGTGTCCGCCCAGGAACAAAATATAAAAGGAAAAAGATTATTTTTGGACCAACTGGATGAAATGACCAAAGTTGCAGGAAGAATGGAAAGTAATTCTGGTGTCACAACATTTTGTGAAATTATTGACTATGATCCTCAGGGACACAATTGGTACATTCCAGGCTTGTGGCACGGACTACCCCCGATGGCTCCAGTTAGTCTAGGATACAGCGAAAACATTCATAAACTTAAGACATATTTGTTGgaatttttaaaacaaaaaactatttctGACTGTTGTAACATTAAAGAATTTATAGAATGGATAAAGAGTTTGTGGAACGCTGTGAAGCATGAAAAATTCCTCTTTAGTTTAGTGGCTGATGCATGTAACcagttgtgtataatgtactcagACCAAGAGTGGGAATGCCGTAAGGCTGCACACAGCTGGATGACGGAAGCCGAGAATGAGATAAAGAACCACTTAGCCGCCCAACAAGAAGGTGACATAAAAACAAGACTGGAGAATGACATACAACAGATTCGCGATCTAGAAGCAAAGAAAATGGAAAACTGTATAGAAGAATATTTTGAAAGTGGGGGAAAGCACGTAAGGCTGTTAAATGATTTCAAAGGAGAATTCCAGAACTGTGTTTCTCAGCTAAAATGTGAGCTTCAGTTTTTCCTACAAGTCAAATGTAGGGAAGTTAatcaaattgaaaaagaaaaaagcaatcaAGGAAATAGCCAGAAAATGATTGAGGAGCAAGTCAGTAAACTCTTGAAAAAACACAAAGGTGATCAATCTAAACTGAGCACCGTAGAGCTGGAGTCCGAGTTTGAGGCCATGTGGCAGGAAACATTACAAGGGATTAATATAGGGACGATCGAGAAGAAGAACGTTGGTTAAATGATGCTGGAACATCTGAGGATCGACATGAAGAATAAACCGGGCTACATCAACGAGAAGCTCATTAACCTGAAGGATCTAGATAAATACCAGGACAAGAGATTTGTAATGAAAATTAAGTTTCTAGAAGGGACAAATTTCACTGTCAGTCTAAGGAGATTTTCACCTGAATTCTGGGATGAAGCAATTGCTGTAGCAGAAACAATTCTAGATCGGTGTTATAGATACATCAACAAGAAGCTATTCACAAAACAGGATTACCATAAAATGTTCTGTCAGCAAATACTGGACATCATCAATGAAGGTCTCAGGGATAAAGCTGTGGAAAAATATGAACTCAAACCATTATTTGAACTGGAAATAAAATTACTTGCGTTAGGGAAGGCGGCTCCCTTGTTCCAGAAGATGCATGAAGACTTCATCCACAAAAATGACCCAAGAAGTTGTCTTGAGGGACTGAAAGTCGATTACTTAAACACCTTCAAACAAGTCTATGTAGAGTAggatgaagccaaaaccagggctCAGAGGTTCAGTGATCTGTGTCTGCAGCCAGCGCTGTGTGATTATGTCATTTCCAGCCTCGGAAAATACATTGTTGATGAGATCCTGACAGGTGATGGCTCAATCACATATGGGAGCAGAACTTTCTTTCAATCAACTTTGCTGAACAATCTGCTTAAAGAGAAGAAGTTTTCTGATTATGTACAGTACTGTCTTCAGTATGAGGTCTTTACTATTAATTGGATAACAGAGTACATAACCGCCTGCTACCAGGACCGGGGGCGTCTAGATCCCCTGATCACAGCAGCTGTAACCAGAATAACAAAGAAAGTAAGACAAGTTCTTGAAGACCAGTCATTTCTCCAGAAAGCAGAATTAGGACAAAGCCTGAAGACGTTCTGTGAGATCCTGAGGAAAGACTTAGTGATCTCACAGAACAACATGAGTGTGGTCACATTTGAGAACTCCTCTGGCGGAAAACAGTTCTTCCAGTATCTTCTGTCCATCTTAAGTGAAGTTGAAGAAAAGATGAAAGAAGAGTTTCATTCTCTAAGTATTGAAGAGTTACTCTCCAGGGTCACATTAAAGCCTCAAGAAGAATTGTTTACAAAGGTGTTTGGATGTGGGAAGCAGTGTCCATTCTGTAAGGTCCCCTGTGAGGCCGGAGGTGCTGACCACAAAGAGCACTTTGCTTCTATGCAGGGACTGGCGGGGTACAGACATATCGAAACACACGTTCTTTCTCACGAGGTTTGTACAACACTGGTAACGAATAAAATACCATTCAAGTGCCTGGACACAAAATGGAAACTTCACCCTTACAAAGAATACAGACAAATTTACCCAGACTGGAAAATCCAGCCTGATCCAAGCATCGAGGCCTCTGTGTACTGGAAGTATATCTTCAAGGAGTTTAATAAGCAGTTTGCAGaaaaatacaaagcaaaagaAGCAAAATTACCAGTAGACTGGTATAAAATAACAAAGAAACAAGCAGTGCAAAGTCCATAAACCAATAATGGGACATAAAGTCCTATAGTAGTGACCGTAGGACTCCCACCCCTCCATACTACCCATTATAAGCTTTCTCATCTTTACTTCTTATAGACTGATATGAAAGATCAGACACAGTCATAATACACAAAGGATGATCACATGATCGGCATCTGGAGAAAGATTTAACTTCTAAACCATAATATGTGTAATTGTAAGAAATATTATATTTGCAGCTTATGGACAGTTTAAAGAACCTACAAATCTCATCGACCGTGTCAAGCTTCTCCAAGGTATCCTGTGCTGTAGTATTAGGATTTACTAATATTGTATATTCTTTGTAATTTTGTTCTTCCTGTTGTCTCCAGCTATACATGGAACAGAAAACAACGATATGAACTGTAACCCTTCTTTAATTATTTCTCCGGCTTCATTAaaatgatttgcataaaaattctCTGGAGATATTGTGTGTGTTTAAAGAAGAAATTTTGGCAACATGACCCCCAAATGTTTACCAGAAATATCAAGTTAAAAAACGATATTAACTGCGCAAAAATGCAACCTATACAGTAGAAGTCTCCGACCACAAGGTAGATGCAGCTAAGTATCTGATTCCCATCTGGAGACACATAAATAATGAAGCAATAACTAACCCAAAATGTGCCTAAAAGGAACCCATTCTGATGGATATAACATATATTACCAAGACAGGGCCATGAGCCCAAAACACATCAGAGTGGGTTTCCtcaatataaaatataacttttattggctaTATATTGACCAATAtaagttatattttatattgaGGAAACCCACTCTGATGTGTTTTGGGCTCATGGCCCTGTcttgttattatatatattaatgaCACATACAGAGAGTCCTGGCCTTTTAATCGACATTGTGCTTAGACTAGGTCTTGAGCAAGCTTTTGGTCGAATCACTCTGAtggtgagaaaataacaaacaagtgaactTGAACCCGTCCTCATGCCTCCGCTGCGACAATCTCGTGTCCCAGCCGCCTGCTGTCatctacagctggaaaccgggtgcTCAGCTGGGTACATGAAGTTGCAGCTTGTAGAGCTGCAGGTTACCGGCTGCCGTGAATGGGACCCCGGAGCAATGCCACGAGGCACAAGGAAAGGTGTTTGTTATTTTccagcacccccctgcctgcaatTTTAGACTTtggtggacttctcctttaaagggaaccaatcacctcaaaaatgcatataaagctaagtacatgtgctgttagaccacacagcacacttcccacacatgtattcatagcctccttgcctcccccgtgtaagccacaaagtcactttataaaactggcgccctgtatgcaaattacctgaggtagtcatcggggtggtgtgcggatagcaggtagtcacgATCTTCTGGGCGTCTCCTATcgtcctgggcgttcttccgctttaATCACGCCCCTATGGGCGTGACTCAAATCGCCCAgtagctgtgacgtcactcgggagcgctcCATGCCCGACGTCGGCACACTTACGCTGTGACgtcgccgcgcatgcgcagtacagccgcttctattccggcggtactgcgcctgtgcagaatagcctcgaactcagtgtgagccggagttcgaggctattctgcacaggcgcaatACTGCCGGAATGGAAGTGGCGGTACTGCCCATGCGCGGCGGCGTCACAGCgacgctcccgagtgacgtcacagctacTGTGAAATTTGAATCACGCCCTCAAAGGCGTGATtaaagcggaagaacgcccaggacgataggagacgcccagcagatcgtgactacctgctatccgcacaccgccccgatgactacctcaggtaatttgcatacagggcgccagttttataaagtgactttgtggcttacacgggggaggcaaggaggctatgaatacatgtgtgggaagtgtgctgtgtggtctaacagcacatgtacttagctttatatgcatttttgaggtgattggttccctttaaccccttaacgacccatgacgtacctcatacgtcatggcgccgttaGGGGGGTTCAGAGAAGGGCcgcgccgcgaccgccctctgaGCCGCCACGATCCCCACTGCCTTTTGCAGCCCCGGACTACAGCTATTAGCTAATAAAGACATTTAACatgacatgacagctgcatttaaatgtcctgtgtgcccctctccctggtgtctagtggcgagaTCCCCCCTCTGTGATCACATCTTCTGATCCGGCCGGGACTCAGCCTTGGACTGACGCCGCCTCGGCAAttcatgtatctggtctgctgtagaccagagcaatacagcaccgatctaatggatcagtgctgtattaagtatactacactaatctctatgagagatcagtgtagttgtattagaagtcacccaaatcacccaaactattaaattatcacagtcctgatctcacacagtaaacagcgtaagcgctaaaattccaaagtgcaaaattgtgcatttttggttgcatcaaatccagaaaaattgtaaaaaaaaagtgatcaaaaagtcgtgtatgcgcaaacaaggtaccgacggaaaatacagatcatggcacaaaaagtcacccctcacacagccccatagaccaaaggataaaagcgttataaggatgggaatagagacattttaaggaacatttcatttttaaaaaaaaaaagagtaaaaaattttaaaagccatcaaataaaagttatataaattacatatcattgttattgtaccaacttgaggaacataggtaACATGTCAGTTGTCAATTTCAgcgcacatatattttttttcttgttacacaacatattttatgcaaaaagtaagtctgtcattgcaaagtacaattagtggtgcaaaaaataagggcttgtgtgggtctgtaggtgaacaaatactagtgctatggccttttaaacatgaggaggaaaaaactaaactgcaaaaatgaaaattgttaatgctttaaagaagtattccagTCCTacaaggtaaaaaaacaaaaactaaactaaaaacaatctctactcacctgtcctaatccccttctgcagtacagtgattGCATGCAATGGGTTGTTTCCCCACCAGccatgatattgacacatcataCCGGGCGGGGAAAATATCCATTGCATGCATTCACCATCCGTAGGTCCGCAAAATCTAcacatgtgtgaatgcagccttaaatgcCTCATTGAAATATCCCTATTCAGGATAAGGAAATGTTTGTCCTCTCATTTGTAAACCATTTTCTTATAAATTTTTAGAGGACAAGGCTAAGGCTTTGCTTTCTGTGAAGTTTTACTAAAGAGAAAGTAATTATAATAGTCATTAATGTAGGACTGAATTTGTTTCTCCACAATTCATGAATATCCAGCCTGAACCGTGCTGGAGACCAGGTGGTGATAGGAACATCGTCCAGATTTGTCTTCACACATTGAAAGTCAGGATGTGTGGCGGTTTCCAGGAGAACACGAAGGAGAAGACCACAAGTGGACACAGAGCGTTCACCCAGATGAACTTTATTTTATTCACAGTTCACACATGTAATTCATCGTGTGTAATCTGGTTGTAAAGGAAAAGGTACAGTACAATGGTCGTAATTCTTCACTGttattctaaagattttttttttccatttggtgGAGGCAAAATATAAAAAGTGCTGATTCTCTGCAGGTGCCGTTCCACTAGTGCTGGTCCCACCGCTCGGAGCTTCCTGTTTTACACAgtaggcagtgattggctgaatgggcactTCCTGTGTGTCAGCATGGGGACAACAAAGCTCTGATCAGCGGGTCTAGCACTACAGTATCGTAATCGTATGTTGGGGTATCAGGAGGCAGAGGGGTGCTTTATGTTCTTATACCTCCTCGAGCACCtctaaatgtaaaaataagatTCTGCATAACACTTTAACAATACTTAACAATAGACAGACAGAGATAATTAAGAAGAGAAAGAACGTTTCATTATAAAAGGTACATTTGTTAccctacatcatcatcatcaaataGAATACACATGACTTGGAGGCCATATTTCATCCTGGTGACCACAGATGTCTCTGTCAGGGAGGTGGCTCTTATCACTGAGCTTTATATATAGTGCAAGCAGTGTTTTTAGTACAGATATTTCTATGTACCATTGCTGTAAGTGACTTGATCGTTGTTACACTATCCTCAGGTTGGTAAGAGCTTGATGATGAGTTATTCTCTTCCAGTCTTCAGGGATTTTTGCTGGATTTGTTCCATAAAGCTTAGCAAATAAAGCATTAAACTCTTTCAAGACAAACTTCCAGTAGTCTGAGGCATTGGCAGCCATGTCGGGATAGATGGCCCAGTCAGGGTAATAGGTCCTGTAATCTTTGTAAGGATGAGGCTTCCATGTGGTGTCTTCATTAGTAAATCTTTTGTTAGAGATGACATTAGTAGAACATATAGAATGTTCAAGAACATTGGTCTGTTCATCTTCATGTTGTCCTAGTCCTCTGGGTCGGTGAAGAGAAGTGAAATGCTCCTTGTGGTCGGCTCCTCCAGCCTCACAGGGGGCTTTACAGAAAGGACACCGCTTCCCACATCCGATGGCCTTCTTAAAGAGCTCCTCCTGAGGCTTCAATGTCAGCCGTGAAAGTATTGACTCTATACTCATTGAGTTCATCTGCTGCTGGATTTCATTTTGTAAATAACCGAGATGCAAGTCGACATCCTTGACAAATTGTTTAACATTCACCTTACTCTGGAACAGGACAGCTTTCATGTCAGTTTTGGAAATGACAAGTTCTTTGTCTAAAATGTCACAAAACTTCTCTAAAAACTCATTGAGGTTTCCAGAAGAGATAAGTCCTGGACGGTGGAGGGTTTGTTGTACTTTGGCCATTACAGAATGGAAAATCTTCTCTTGGAGCACTCTGATACGTTCTTTGTAATGTTCACCAATGTACGTGGAGATCCATCTTTTGAGAAAACTCTCATAGTCATTGATGTACTCTACATACTGTTCCCATGACTTGTCCTTTAGCAACTTCTCGAGAATCACTAATTGTAAACGTTTGCGACTCTTGAATTCTTCTGGGCCACTGGTGTGTAGGATGTCATCCATCATCTCCTTACCAAGATGCTTGTTGATATGATCAGTGATGGCCGGCTGCAGACAGAATTTACAGAATTGTTCTGCTTTCCTTCGACAGTCGTCCCTTTGTTCATACATGCTTCTAAAGATGGAGAAGTATTGAGGCTTCAGCCTTTCCAGGCAGCTCCTTGGGTCATTTCTTTGTACAAAGTCTTCATGCATTTTCTGGAATCTTATGGTTGCTCTTCCTAAGATGTGAAGTTTAAGATCTAACTCAAAGAGTTTGTTAATGTGAAGATCTTGGAAGTCTCGACCCCTCAACTCTTTATTGATCAATGATAGCAGCTCCTGAGAATACAGGGCATTAAAGTCCTCCTTCTTACTAGTAACGTCTTCAACATATCTGTTACATTTATCAATTAAGGAGGTGGTAAGATCACGTAAACGCTTGGCATTATCTGGAGAATAGCTGGAGAGATGCTTGTTTTCAGGATCAAACCTGTTCTCCTTATATAAATCGAGTTTATTGAACCACTCCATAATCTCTCTGTCATCACTATCTATGTCCTTTTTTAAGTGTAGAAGGATTTCATGGCCAACATGGCGTCTTTCTATTTCGCTTAATATTAAAGTAGAGACAGTCTTTTCCCACATTGTCTCAAATTCTACCTTCAGAGCATCATTGTTTCCCATGTATTCGTCATTTCTCCTTCTTTCCatcatttttgctattttttcttCCATGATGTCAATGTATTGGGCCTGTATGGCTTGGATCTGGGATTTATCTCTCTGGATACAAATGGTCTTCTCACACTTATCATAAAGAACATTTTCAAGTTGTTTCCTGAGATATTTCACACTTCTGATAAAGTCTCCCCGAAACATTTCCAGGAGATGAGCATTCTCAATATCACTCTCGAAATACTCCTCTAGACTCAGATTCATGGCTCTCTCCTCCTTGTCCAGTATCTGATTTATATCATTTTTGAGCTTGTTCCATAAATCTGCACTTATTTTCTCATACGTTAAGTTGTAGATGAAAGTTTCTGTCTCTATCAACCATCTGTGAACATTTTTCTGAAATGTCCATTCCCAATCGGCATACTGAATACACAGCTGGTTATAAGCCTCAGTGACCAAGCGGTTCCTAAAGCTGAAAACAAATTTCTCATGTTTTACTGCATTCCATAAACTTTTTATCCATTCTGTAAATTCTCGAATATTCTGAGGTTTTCCAGCCATTGATTGAAGGGATCTGAGAATTGATTGTCTCAGGTCACTAACCATTTCACTGTACCCAGTGTTTACAGAGGCCATAGGTGGTATCCCATACCATAACCCAGGAACGTACCAGGAATCTTTGTCAATATCGCAGTAGATAATGTCTGAGAAATGATTGATTCCGCTTCTTTTCTCCATTCTAGCTGCCACTTTTGCCATTTCACTCAACTGCTCCAGAAATTTCTGTCTAGCGTTTCTGTTCTTTACATGAGCGGACACATCACTCACATTCTGGTGAACAAAGTGACAGCTGGATTTCTTGCCTATTTCTTTCATTCTAAGAAATGCATGGACCACAATCTGTAGGATATCTTTCATTTCTTCTGCATTTTCCATGGCCATGTTgactatggtgatgtcacttaacccaactacaactgtggccaactcattgtcatgttcataaCTGTTCTCCAGAGAAACAAGTTCCAAGGATTTCAGTCCTTCAGTGTCAATGACCAGAATGTAGTCACAATTTAGTTCTTCCTGAAAGTTCTTTGCATCAATAAGAGTCATGAAGGCTCCTCGTGTGCATCGTCCACTGGCCACAGGGAACTGTAGACCAAACATGGTGTTCAGGAGGGTGGACTTCCCCGTACTCTGCACTCCCAGTACAGTTATCACTCTTATCCTACATTGTCCTCCAGTCTTCTCATCCAGCTCAGTCAGGACATCAGTTATCCACTGTAGGGGAATGTTGGACGCATCTCCATCAATCAGCTCCAATGGGAATCCATCTAACAGGAGGTCGGCAGCTTTTCTTGGCAAATCAATTAACTTATTTTTAGATTTGGATTGTATTTCATAAAACTGCCCCAGTTCACGTATATAATGTTCTACACCCAATGAGCCATCTGCTATTCTCTGATCAATTTCTTGAAGATCTTGCTCGGTTGTTGATAATCGTGTATATTTTTGCTTATATTCATTTTGAAAATTTCTTAGATTATTTCTTCCTTTTGAGTCAAGAAAGATTTTCAGCCATTTTAGAAATAACTTCCTGTCTGATACAGAATACATCGTTATGGCTTCCCGGAATCTCTCCATGCCGTATGTCAGACTCTGCTGTCTTTGCACTTCTTGGAGTTGTTCTATCTTTGCCCGGAGCTCAGACTTATATTCTTCTGCATCTCGGTCACCTAATTCTCTCATTCTACACATTTCCTTTTCTGTTCTAGACATTTGTTTCCAGAACTCTCCCTGGAGCTTCATTGTTTCCTTCTTATACTGATTTATATCATTTATTTCATCTGTAATTTCCTTGGCTTTCCCTTTTATTTCCTGACATTTTCGAGAATTCTCATCAATATGGATATTGGGTTCAGTGACTTCCTTTGATATTTCCTCCAGACTACGTGTGTCTTTGGCCTCTGGAAACATTCTCCTCATTGCTGACCGAATTTTCTTCACCACCTGAGAGTCATTGACTCGTTTATTCTTAACTAGAAGATTGTTTCTCGGGAGCACTTCAATGAGGGATTTCAGGTTCTCAGTATTCACATCTCCATCTTTTACATTTAGAATGAAGAAAACATTTGCTTCCTCCTGTAAACTTGATACCAGACTGCGATGATGCTCAGTGATGTCCTCAATAAATATGAACATCCCTGATGATAGACTTCTCAGGAAGCTGAACTGTTCCTTATTGGACTTAAGGTCTCCTCGTAGATTCGTAACAGCAATGGGCTCAGGAAAAACATCTGACTGTCCATTTCCAGTTGGAAGATACCAACATATTTCCACAAGTCCTTCAGAGAGTTTCCTAGGAATATTCCCACCAGGCATATCGCCATGCACAAAGAAGTTATGGTTCTGCTGAGGTGGACTTAAGACTTGGTTCAGATATCGAGATTTGGAAATGTTACAGGAACCAAGTCTAACAAAGGAGAATACGGGCATGGGGACATTTACTATACTGTCTTCATTATAGTCTTTACTATTGATCATAGAGTGTGGCCTCCATCTCTTCACAATATCTCTCATTGACCACAGCATGAAGGTGAAGTCTCGTCTGTCaagagaaggaagaagaaaggGGACAGCAAATTGGCACATGGACATTTTATATACAATCTGTTGTTGTCTGATCATGTCTGAACAATTCAGGAGACCACACAGAACATCAAGAGGATTAGAGGGTTTTGTTGACTTTGTGCCACatctttc belongs to Dendropsophus ebraccatus isolate aDenEbr1 chromosome 9, aDenEbr1.pat, whole genome shotgun sequence and includes:
- the LOC138801632 gene encoding interferon-induced very large GTPase 1-like isoform X1, whose protein sequence is MREICMSLLIVLCMVSRVHTQDNQQSKEIARNLDNQMSDLPKEQDVILKAERHSPDEERLKETEPGNSQLSSDNTSPGGKLRKVRELSGSTHSRDRIRWFLLVSPLLIVLLVVIFCTAGKNMLWKKRQGDQNQGYISIKRGPGSCGIHHEEEEIQTPSQEKGHRSSPKDPATEEEEEQSGRRGSSMEMAAIRVSDPEEIQNANQEESRHSPPKDPETISEEERLMRKGNSMKTTCRRISDPEEIQRVNQEESRHLSLKDPATISGEEQSGRRGSSMEMAAIRVSDPEEIQSVNQEESRHSPPKDLGTISEEEEQLVRRGSSMKTTCRRISDPEEIQSVNPEESRHSPPKDPENVSEEEQFSMEMTAKRVSVPERKKEEFEEDVRTLSEAENTMSSDDQQHTAVETGRPMNPTSADVRVSGSHPENESTSVKEEDERSPEESLQKMFLQKLMALDISARNTVQDGELEETSWDLDDDEEEEEEERCGTKSTKPSNPLDVLCGLLNCSDMIRQQQIVYKMSMCQFAVPFLLPSLDRRDFTFMLWSMRDIVKRWRPHSMINSKDYNEDSIVNVPMPVFSFVRLGSCNISKSRYLNQVLSPPQQNHNFFVHGDMPGGNIPRKLSEGLVEICWYLPTGNGQSDVFPEPIAVTNLRGDLKSNKEQFSFLRSLSSGMFIFIEDITEHHRSLVSSLQEEANVFFILNVKDGDVNTENLKSLIEVLPRNNLLVKNKRVNDSQVVKKIRSAMRRMFPEAKDTRSLEEISKEVTEPNIHIDENSRKCQEIKGKAKEITDEINDINQYKKETMKLQGEFWKQMSRTEKEMCRMRELGDRDAEEYKSELRAKIEQLQEVQRQQSLTYGMERFREAITMYSVSDRKLFLKWLKIFLDSKGRNNLRNFQNEYKQKYTRLSTTEQDLQEIDQRIADGSLGVEHYIRELGQFYEIQSKSKNKLIDLPRKAADLLLDGFPLELIDGDASNIPLQWITDVLTELDEKTGGQCRIRVITVLGVQSTGKSTLLNTMFGLQFPVASGRCTRGAFMTLIDAKNFQEELNCDYILVIDTEGLKSLELVSLENSYEHDNELATVVVGLSDITIVNMAMENAEEMKDILQIVVHAFLRMKEIGKKSSCHFVHQNVSDVSAHVKNRNARQKFLEQLSEMAKVAARMEKRSGINHFSDIIYCDIDKDSWYVPGLWYGIPPMASVNTGYSEMVSDLRQSILRSLQSMAGKPQNIREFTEWIKSLWNAVKHEKFVFSFRNRLVTEAYNQLCIQYADWEWTFQKNVHRWLIETETFIYNLTYEKISADLWNKLKNDINQILDKEERAMNLSLEEYFESDIENAHLLEMFRGDFIRSVKYLRKQLENVLYDKCEKTICIQRDKSQIQAIQAQYIDIMEEKIAKMMERRRNDEYMGNNDALKVEFETMWEKTVSTLILSEIERRHVGHEILLHLKKDIDSDDREIMEWFNKLDLYKENRFDPENKHLSSYSPDNAKRLRDLTTSLIDKCNRYVEDVTSKKEDFNALYSQELLSLINKELRGRDFQDLHINKLFELDLKLHILGRATIRFQKMHEDFVQRNDPRSCLERLKPQYFSIFRSMYEQRDDCRRKAEQFCKFCLQPAITDHINKHLGKEMMDDILHTSGPEEFKSRKRLQLVILEKLLKDKSWEQYVEYINDYESFLKRWISTYIGEHYKERIRVLQEKIFHSVMAKVQQTLHRPGLISSGNLNEFLEKFCDILDKELVISKTDMKAVLFQSKVNVKQFVKDVDLHLGYLQNEIQQQMNSMSIESILSRLTLKPQEELFKKAIGCGKRCPFCKAPCEAGGADHKEHFTSLHRPRGLGQHEDEQTNVLEHSICSTNVISNKRFTNEDTTWKPHPYKDYRTYYPDWAIYPDMAANASDYWKFVLKEFNALFAKLYGTNPAKIPEDWKRITHHQALTNLRIV